In one Oreochromis aureus strain Israel breed Guangdong linkage group 2, ZZ_aureus, whole genome shotgun sequence genomic region, the following are encoded:
- the vgll1 gene encoding transcription cofactor vestigial-like protein 1: protein MESRTDSPIAVSVEEHSNFVILTYFQGDINSMVDAHFNRALKKDYNAKESAIKTKKHCKTIKLEDTASTCQSIAIDSYSVSQVSPASQRLLTITAPNTASSSWSTFPTRTGEGPGLSSIAYSLSPDGLSLTGQQYASSLLNLLHSDRGEMGPVASSSKPELLPSWTIPQGFRESVDPAVAFEPGRHLEKKDLYWY, encoded by the exons ATGGAGAGCAGAACAGACAGTCCGATCGCTGTTAGCGTGGAGGAGCATTCCAACTTTGTCATCCTGACATATTTCCAGGGGGACATTAACAGCATGGTGGATGCTCACTTCAACCGTGCTCTCAAGAAAGATTACAATGCTAAGGAATCAGcaataaagacaaagaaacactGTAAAACTATTAAATTGG AGGACACAGCAAGCACTTGTCAGAGCATTGCTATTGACTCCTACTCAGTGTCACAGGTCTCCCCTGCATCACAACGTCTGCTGACCATCACCGCTCCAAACACTGCTTCTAGCTCCTGGTCTACATTCCCTACCAGGACAGGAGAGGGCCCAGGGTTGTCGTCCATTGCATACTCCCTATCCCCAGATGGGTTGAGTCTCACTGGTCAGCAGTATGCCTCATCCCTCCTCAATCTACTGCACAGCGACCGGGGTGAAATGGGACCAGTTGCCTCCAGTTCCAAGCCCGAGCTCCTTCCCAGCTGGACAATACCTCAAGGGTTTAGAGAGTCTGTGGACCCTGCTGTAGCCTTTGAACCTG GACGGCATCTGGAAAAGAAGGACTTGTACTGGTACTGA
- the cd40lg gene encoding CD40 ligand has protein sequence MINTYQTSLAPPPVPPRSRSQPVLIPASLPSQGHSKVLIRFLVGVVVLHLFLSLAGFFYLYYHEHMEKHFSAEDTGRWPSSQKQEMDKQDTIYKVLARMAVKRTADKKISGCLQWDTTHSVLRGINYYEQIWLTIPETGFYYVYSKVTFSKGDSKVPLASKVQLRKNEAATSIGDVMKAYCYLESTKNPHMCTATQGDLILLEKGNQLSLWVQDPSLVDYEEGATNFGIYKL, from the exons ATGATCAACACTTACCAGACCAGCCTGGCTCCACCACCGGTGCCTCCACGCAGCAGATCCCAGCCGGTCCTCATCCCAGCTTCACTTCCATCGCAGGGCCACAGCAAGGTTCTCATCCGGTTCTTGGTTGGCGTAGTGGTGCTGCATTTATTTCTTTCACTTGCAGGATTCTTCTACCTGTACTACCATGAACATATG GAAAAACATTTCTCAGCAGAAGATACAG gTCGATGGCCCTCATctcaaaaacaggaaatggacAAACAGGACACCATCTATAAAGTCTTAGCACGCATGGCCGTTAAGAGAACTGCAGACAAGAAAATAT CGGGTTGTCTTCAGTGGGACACGACGCATTCTGTTCTTAGAGGCATCAACTATTATGAACAGATTTGGCTGACTATTCCAGAGACTGGTTTTTACTACGTCTACTCCAAAGTGACCTTCTCCAAGGGCGATTCTAAGGTCCCACTAGCCAGCAAGGTCCAGCTGAGGAAGAATGAGGCAGCTACATCTATAGGGGATGTAATGAAGGCCTACTGCTACCTGGAGAGCACAAAGAATCCTCACATGTGCACAGCCACTCAGGGAGATCTGATCCTACTGGAGAAAGGAAACCAACTGAGTCTCTGGGTACAAGACCCCTCACTGGTGGACTATGAAGAAGGCGCAACAAACTTTGGGATATACAAACTATAA
- the tmtops3a gene encoding teleost multiple tissue opsin 3a — protein sequence MVVYVHDWNFSTTDSSFSSSSINTDKALWGSTVTHSPGGLSRTGHTVVAVCLGFILVAGILSNFLTLLIFAKFRSLWTPINLILLNISLSDILVCVFGTPFSFAASLHGSWLIGEYGCKWYGFANSLFGIVSLVSLSLLSYERYTTVLHSSQVDVSDFRKAWLFVGGSWFYSLFWTLPPLLGWSSYGPEGPGTTCSVQWHLRSPSSISYVLCLFIFCLMLPLLLMLYSYGRILMAVRRVGKINLLAAQRREHHISLMVFSMVSCYMLCWMPYGIVALMATFGGSGLVTPITSVIPSILAKFSTVVNPVIYVFFNKQFYRCVLAFMKCKEEPEIVQREEHRTPGTQLSEYFRVHRQASLSSPQVQIPSGPRNTVLCSRHIVFVHYTP from the exons ATGGTCGTGTACGTACACGACTGGAATTTCAGTACCACCGACAGCTCCTTCTCCAGCTCCAGCATCAATACAGACAAAGCGCTTTGGGGCTCCACGGTGACCCACAGCCCCGGTGGGCTGAGCCGGACCGGCCATACAGTGGTGGCAGTATGCCTCGGCTTTATTTTAGTGGCAGGAATCCTCAGCAACTTTCTCACTCTGCTTATTTTTGCAAAGTTTCGGTCCCTCTGGACGCCCATCAATCTCATCCTGTTGAACATCAGCCTAAGTGACATTCTCGTGTGCGTTTTCGGGACACCGTTCAGTTTTGCTGCCAGCCTGCACGGGAGCTGGCTAATTGGAGAGTACGGCTGTAAGTGGTATGGATTTGCCAATTCCCTCTTTG GGATTGTGTCCCTTGTGTCCTTATCTCTTCTATCGTATGAGCGCTACACCACCGTGCTCCATTCCTCTCAGGTTGATGTCTCAGACTTCAGAAAGGCCTGGCTGTTTGTTGGAGGCTCTTGGTTCTACTCTCTCTTTTGGACATTGCCACCACTCCTCGGTTGGAGCAGCTATGGACCAGAGGGTCCTGGTACCACTTGCTCCGTCCAGTGGCACCTCCGCTCACCCTCCAGCATCTCGTATGTGTTGTGTCTCTTCATCTTCTGTCTGATGCTGCCCCTTCTGCTCATGCTATATTCTTATGGAAGAATCCTGATGGCTGTTAGGAGG GTGGGAAAAATCAATCTTCTGGCAGCTCAGCGCAGAGAACACCACATTTCGCTGATGGTTTTCTCTATGGTGTCCTGCTACATGCTGTGCTGGATGCCCTATGGCATTGTGGCACTGATGGCCACCTTTGGTGGGTCGGGGCTGGTGACTCCCATCACGAGTGTGATTCCCTCCATCCTGGCCAAGTTCAGCACTGTTGTCAACCCTGTTATCTACGTTTTCTTCAACAAACAG TTTTATAGATGTGTTTTGGCCTTCATGAAGTGCAAAGAAGAACCTGAGATTGTACAAAGAGAAGAGCACCGAACTCCCGGGACACAGTTGTCAGAATATTTCCGTGTCCATAGGCAAGCTTCCCTCAGCTCCCCACAAGTCCAGATCCCCAGTGGCCCCAGAAACACTGTGCTCTGCAGCCGACATATAGTGTTTGTTCACTACACTccataa